From the genome of Impatiens glandulifera chromosome 9, dImpGla2.1, whole genome shotgun sequence, one region includes:
- the LOC124915124 gene encoding MLP-like protein 28, with translation MAQICRLELQSRIQSSPDKLFDLYKNKTHLMSKISPSKLQGVNVLQGDGKSVGSVRLWTYNLLGRSVIAKDRIDDVDEKNMSITFEIIGGEVTKFYKSYKANLTTYSDKGVNFAKWTLVYEKADETVPTPYANIDFLMNSTKEFDTNYLVK, from the coding sequence ATGGCCCAAATTTGCAGGCTTGAATTGCAGTCGAGGATTCAATCATCCCCAGATAAGTTATTCGACCTCTATAAGAACAAAACACATCTGATGTCGAAGATCAGTCCCAGCAAGTTACAAGGCGTCAATGTTCTTCAAGGAGATGGAAAGAGCGTGGGCTCAGTCAGGTTGTGGACCTACAACCTCCTTGGTAGATCAGTTATTGCAAAGGACAGGATCGATGATGTGGACGAGAAGAACATGTCAATCACTTTTGAGATAATTGGAGGCGAGGTTACCAAGTTCTACAAAAGCTACAAGGCCAACCTTACTACTTACTCAGACAAGGGTGTCAATTTTGCGAAATGGACCCTAGTATATGAGAAGGCGGATGAAACTGTTCCAACTCCATATGCAAATATTGACTTCCTTATGAATTCTACCAAAGAATTCGATACAAACTACCTTGTCAAATAG